In one window of Amblyomma americanum isolate KBUSLIRL-KWMA chromosome 9, ASM5285725v1, whole genome shotgun sequence DNA:
- the LOC144103827 gene encoding uncharacterized protein LOC144103827, giving the protein MSTDVPLFVQVLTGFFSIALGRAVSADSGFNRHPASADAFRLPCAGGVHFSHCELLSWHVDTTFCAPSSSTATSSTLPARILPIKGTPAPSISSGHGNPVVTMSTDVPLFVQVGGRKYCCRSNCLFLIVLPCPRTLLVCFSDCISIVGLLLKLSGDVEENPGPDTMEMIQQVIASQTEILSKLSEIQENQTSSEARILDMQSRLSAIEQKLQTFDESRDRLSKLETFAERCEIEMTTVSRKLDELENRSRRNNLIVRGVKEEESESEEDLLQKVNNDIFDKILKQRVDTIERIHRLGKREPGRDRPIIIKLTDFRDKMKIMSNCFNLKGTQFSVNEDFSKRVVEIRKNLWNSCADERKNGVKAKLIFDKLKVKNTLYTWNEETKQRFKCQVATSTSNE; this is encoded by the coding sequence atgtcaactgatgtgccactatttgtgcaggtacttaccggattcttttccatcgccttgggccgtgcagtaagcgcagacagcggcttcaatcgtcacccagcttctgccgatgcctttcgactgccgtgcgcggggggcgtacatttttcacactgcgagctgctgtcgtggcacgtggatactaccttctgcgcaccctcttcgagcacagcgacgtcatccacacttccagcccggattttgcctataaaaggaacgcctgcgccttccatcagcagtggacacggcaaccccgtggtgacaatgtcaactgatgtgccactatttgtgcaggttgGTGGACGAAAATATTGCTGCCGTAGCAACTGCCTTTTTTTGATCGTGTTGCCGTGTCCACGCACATTGCTGGTTTGCTTTAGTGATTGTATCTCAATTGTAGGCCTGTTGCTGAAGTTATCCGGTGATGTTGAGGAAAATCCTGGCCCGGATACAATGGAAATGATTCAACAAGTAATTGCTTCTCAAACTGAAATCCTCAGCAAATTAAGCGAAATACAGGAAAACCAAACATCGTCTGAAGCAAGAATTCTAGACATGCAATCCAGGCTGTCTGCTATAGAACAAAAGCTACAAACCTTTGACGAGTCTCGGGATAGGCTTTCGAAACTAGAAACTTTTGCTGAAAGATGTGAAATAGAAATGACTACAGTTTCGAGAAAACTTGATGAGTTGGAAAACCGCTCGCGGCGCAATAACTTGATTGTACGCGGAGTCAAGGAGGAGGAATCAGAGAGTGAAGAGGACCTACTACAGAAAGTAAACAATGACATCTTTGATAAAATTCTGAAACAAAGGGTGGACACTATTGAAAGGATTCACCGACTTGGAAAGAGGGAACCAGGTAGAGACCGTCCGATTATTATTAAACTTACTGACTTTAGGGATAAGATGAAAATAATGAGTAACTGTTTCAACCTAAAAGGCACTCAATTTAGTGTAAATGAAGATTTTTCTAAAAGGGTTGTGGAAATACGAAAAAATCTTTGGAACTCCTGTGCCGATGAACGAAAGAACGGCGTGAAAGCTAAGTTAATTTTTGATAAGTTAAAAGTCAAGAATACCTTATACACATGGAACGAGGAGACCAAGCAGCGGTTCAAATGCCAGGTTGCCACTAGCACTAGCAATGAGTGA